In Pseudomonas abieticivorans, the genomic window GAGATGCTCGATTCGCCGTTATCCAGCAGGATAAACAGGATGCGGTAGCGCGGGATGTCCATGTCGATCTTTTTCAGGGCCTTTTCCATGGCCATGGCATAACGCCCATTGAGTCGCGCGAGCCAATAAAAAGGAAATTCCTCTTTCTTGAAGTGCTCGCTGGCAGGGTTGTAACGGCTGAGGCGTTTTTTGGGGGTGCTCATGCAGGCTTTTCTTGTGGGTTTAACCAAGTGAGGGTGGATTTATAGGGGATTGAGCCGACGCTGTCGACTCTCCCTCCTCATGGCATTGACGAAAAACGACCCGCAGGGTTTACCAGGGCTGGCCGCGCTCGGCGTGCAGCTTGCGCACCATGGCGTCGAAAAACTTCGTGGCAAAGCCACTTTCGCGGATCAGCATGGCGGTCAGGTCGGCGCATTTGGCGCTGATGGCTTCGGGCAGCGGGTTGTCTTCGCCGCCCAGTGCGCCGGCCTGGCACTGGATCTCGGCGGCGCGCTGCACGGTCCAGAGCAGGAAAAACGCCTTGGCGATGCTGCTTTCACCCACCGCGATGCCGTGGTTGCGCAGCACCAGGATGTGCTTGTCGCCCAGGCTGTGGATCATCCGCACCTTCTCGTCGTCGAACAGGGTGATGCCCTCGAAGGTGTGGTAACCGATGCGCCCGTGCAACTGCGCGCCGTAGAAGTTGTGGTGATTGAACCCGGCTTTTTTCTGCACGATGGCCGAGATCGGCGTGGTGTGGGTATGGATCAGGCATTGGATGTCGTCGCGGGCGCCGTGCACGGCGCTGTGCAGGGCAAAGCCGGCCGGGTTGGCGTCAAAGGGACTGTCGTCCAGTTTGTTCCCGGTCAGGTCGACCTTTAGCAGGTTGGCCGGGGTGACCTCGGTGTAGTTCAGGCCGAACGGGTTCACCAGGTAATGGTGGGCGGGGCCGGGCAGGCGCGCCGAGATATGGTTGAAGATGGTTTCGGTCCAGCCAAAAAAGTCCACCAGGTGGTAGCAGTGCGCAAGCTGAACGCGCAGCGCCCACTCTTCGGCGCTGCAGGTGTCGGGGCGTTGGCTCATGTCAGGCTCCTTGAGGGGTAGGGTGGGCGCCGCGAAAGCGTGCCAGGGCAATGATGTTGCGGGTAACGGGCATGGGCACCGCCATGTGTTCGGCCAGCTCCAGCACGGCGTCGCCGATGGCGGCGAGCTCCAGCGGCCGGCCCTTGTCGAAGTCTTGCAGCATGGAGGTGCGCACCGCACCCATGCCGGCGCCCAGCTCCAGGAAGGTGTGCGGGTCGATGCTCACCCGCGCGCCGTGGGCGGCGGCGGTCAACAGGGTTTCGTGCAGGGTGCTGCTGACCAGCTCGCGCAACTCGGGCAGGCCGTAGAGTTGTTCGAGCGTGGCGCCGGTGACCACCGACAACGGGTTGGAGGTCAGGTTGGCAATGATCTTGGTCCACAGCGAATCGCGGATGCGATCGGTGCTGCGCGCCTCGATGCCGGCGCGTTCGATCACATCGCGCAGTTGCTCCAGGCGTGGGCTCAGGCTGTTGTCAGGCTCGCCAACGATCATCAGGTGCGGGTTGCGCGATTCCACCACGCAGGGCTGTGGGCACTGGGCGGTGATGAACACCACGCAGCCGATCACGTGGCTCAGGTCCAGGGCGCGAGCCAGTTGCCCATCGACGTCCAGGGCTTTGATCGGTTGCCCGGCAAAGCGCCCGCCCTCGCCATGGAAGTACCACCAGGGCACGCCGTTGACCACCGGTACCACCACGGTGTGGGGGCCGACCATGGGTGGGATCTGGGCCAGCACTGCCGGCAATGCCGGGGCCTTGGTGCAGATGAAAATCAGGTCTTGCTCGCCCAGTTCATGGGCGTTGTCGCTGGCGGTAACCCGAACGTGATGCTCGCCTTGCAGGTCGCTCAGGCGGATGCCGTCGCGCTTCAGGGTGGCCAGGGTGTCGCCGCGCGCCAGCAGCTTGACCGGCTGGCCGCTGCCGACCAAGCGGGCCGCCAGGGTGCAGCCAATCGCGCCGGCACCGACGATGGCGATGCGCAGGGTTGGGGTCATGTGGGCTCCATGTTCCGGTTCAATAGGGCCTGCGCGCTCAACTGGCGAGCAGTTCCTGATGCTTGCTGGCCAGGCCCAGGTAGGCCTCGATCACCCGCGGGTCGTCGGCCAGTTGCGCAGCCGGGCCGTGCATGGCGATCTGCCCGGTTTCCAGCACGTAGGCGTAATCGGCCACGCGCAGGGCGGCGCGGGCGTTCTGCTCCACCAGCAGGATCGAGACGCCGGTCTGGCGCAGGGCGGTGATGATGCGAAAGATCTCCCGGGTGATCAGCGGGGCCAGGCCCAGGCTGGGCTCATCGAGCATCAGCAGGCGCGGCTTGGCCATCAGCGCGCGGCCGACGGCGAGCATTTGCCGCTCACCGCCAGACAGCGTCATGGCCAACTGGTCGCGGCGCTCCCACAAGCGAGGGAACAACTCGTAGACCTCTTTGAGCGTTTGCCCATGGTCGCGCTCGCCACGGCGGTGGCGCGCAAAGGCGCCCAGCAGCAGGTTGTCGGCCACGCTCATGCTGGTGAACAGCTCACGCTTTTCCGGCACCAGGCCCAGGCCGCGGCCGACCATCACCTCCACCTGCGGCACGGCCTCCAGTTGCCCATCGAACTGCACCTGGCCGCGCGAGTCCAGTACGCCCATGATCGCCGACAGCAGGGTGGTCTTGCCGGCGCCGTTGGGGCCGATCACCGTGACGATCTGCCCTTGGCCGACGTGCAGGCTGGCATTGCTCAGGGCCTCGACCTTACCGTAGGCGACGCTCAGGTTGTTGATTTCCAGCAGGTTCATTATTCGGCCCCTCCAAGGTAGGCTTCCAATACTGCGGGGTTTTTCTGTACGTCTTCGGGCAACCCGTGGGCGATGCGTTGGCCAAACTCCATGACCACCACGCGGTCGACCAGGCCCATGACGAAGTCCATGTCGTGCTCTACCAATAGAATGGCCATGCCTTCGCTGCGCAGGCGGCTGAGCAGCACCCCCAGGGCCTCTTTTTCTTTGTGGCGCAGACCGGCGGCGGGCTCGTCGAGCAGCAGCAGGCAGGGGTCGGCGCACAGTGCGCGGGCGATTTCCAAAATGCGCTGTTGGCCCAGGGCCAGGCTGCCGGCTTGCTCGAACAGGCAATCGCCCAGGCCCACGCGTTCCAGCTGGCGCTTGGCTTCGGCCAGCAGGTCGGCTTCTTCGGCGCGCTCCAGGTGCAGGCTGGCGGCCAAGACCCCCTGATGGCCGCGCAAGTGGGCGCCCAGTGCGACGTTCTCCAGCACACTCATGGTGGGCAGCAATTTCACGTGCTGGAAGGTGCGGCTCATGCCCATGTGCGCCACCTTGCGTGAGCGTTGGCCGTTGATGCGCTGGCCCATGAACAGCACGTCGCCGCTAGTGGGCGTGTCGACCCCGGACAGCTGGTTGAACAGGGTACTTTTGCCGGCGCCGTTGGGGCCGATCAGGGCCAGGATTTCGCCAGCGTGGACCTCAAGGTTCATGTCGTTGTTGGCCACCAGGCCACCGAAGCGCCGGGTAACGTGGCGAGCTTCCAGTATCACCTGGCCGTGGGCCGGCAGGGTGCGCCGGGGCAGTTCGCGGCGGCTGACGGGCAGCTCGCGTACCGGGGGCTTGGCGCGACGCTTGAACAGCCCGCTGAGCATCGGCCACAAACCGCCCGGTGCACGCTGCATCAGCACCACGATCAGCACGCCGAACACAATGGTTTCATAGTTGCCGGCATCGCCTAACAACAGGGGTAACCAATCCTGCAGCCATTGCTTGAGCACGGTCAGTACGCCAGCCCCCAACAATGCGCCCCACACGCTGCCCACCCCGCCGATCAGCGCCATGAACAGGTAGTCGATGCCCATGCTCAGGCCGAACGGCGTTGGGTTGACGAAGCGTTGGGTATGGGCGTACAGCCAGCCAGACACCGAGGCGAACACCGCCGAGATGACGAAGATCACCAGCTTGGAACGGAAGGTGTCCACGCCCATGGACTCGGCCATCAACTGCCCACCCTTGAGCGCGCGAATCGCCCGGCCTTCCCGGGAGTCGAGCAGGTTGCGGGTCAGCAGCATGGCCACCAGCAGCACCGCCCAGATCAAGTAATAAATGTGCTCGCCGCGCGCCAGGGAAAAGCCCAGCAGCGAAATCGGCGGCAGGCCGCTGACCCCGGTGTGCCCGCCCAAGGACTCCACGGTGCCGAAGGCGTAATACAGCGACAGGCCCCAGGCGATGGTGCCCAGCGGCAGGTAATGGCCCGACAGGCGCAAGGTCAGGGTGCCCAGGATCAGCGCCACGCACACGGTCAATGCCACGCCCACCAGCAGCGTCAGCCAAGGCGACGCGCTGGCCCAGGCCAGCCAGGCGGGCAGTTGTTGGGCGGTGGTCAGCCAAGCGGTGGTGTAGGCGCCCACGCCCACGAACGCGGCCTGGCCGAAACTGGTCATGCCGCCCACCCCGGTCAGCAACACCAGGCCCAGCACCACCAAGGTGTACAGGCCGATGTAGTTGAGCAGGGTGACGTAGAACGCCGGCAGCAACAGCGGGGCGACGCCCAGCACGGCCACCAGGGCCAGGATCAGGTAGCGCGGCTTCATTGTTCTTCCTCCACGTGACGGGTGGTCAGCGAGCGCCAGAGCAGGAACGGGATGATCAGGGTGAACACGATGATCTCTTTGTAGGCGCTGGCCCAGAACATCGAGAACGCCTCGATCATGCCCACGGCCAGGGCGCCGATGGCGGCGACCGGGTAGCTGGCCAGGCCGCCGATGATGGCGCCGACAAAGCCCTTGAGGCTGATGATGAAGCCGGAGTCGAAATACAGCGTGGTGATGGGCGCGATCAGGATCCCCGACAGCGCGCCGATGAAGGCTGCCAGGGTGAACGTGGCCTTGCCCGCAAGGTTGGGCGAGATGCCCATCAGCCGCGCGCCCATGCGGTTCACCGCCGTGGCGCGCAGGGCCTTGCCATACAGCGTGCGCTCGAAGAACAGAAACAGCAGCACGATCAACGCCAGCGACACGGCGATCACCCATAGGGTCTGACTGTTGAACATCACCGGGCCGATCTCCAGGCCTTGCTCGGAGAACGGCTGGGTGCGTGCGCCCTCGGCGCCGAACAGCAGCAGGCCGATGCCGACCATGCTCACGTGCACGGCGATCGACACGATCAGCAGCACCAGTGAACTGGCCGCGGCAATCGGCTGGAACACCAGCCGGTAGATCTGCGGCCCCAAGGGCACCACCAGGGCCAGGGTCAGCAGCGCCTGGGCCGCCATGGGCAGTTCGGCCAGGGGCAGGGTGCGCACGGCAACCACCAGCAGCAGCGCATAGCCGAGCTTGATAAGCACCGTTTTTGGAAAGCGCCAGGCACGGCCGGCGCGCAGCGGGGCGATCAGGTCCAGCGCGCAGTCGGCCACGCTCAGGGCCAGCACCAGCCACACCAGCGCCGTCGGGTGGCCCGACTGCACGCCGGCCATGGTCAAGGCGCCATAGGTCACAAACTCGCCCTGGGGGATCAGCAGGATGCGGGTCACGGTAAACACCAGCAGGATCGACAGGGCCAGCAGCGCATAGATCGCGCCATTGGTCAGGCCGTCTTGCCCCAGCAGCAAGGCTATCTGGAAATTCATGGTCGGGCTCTTCTACAGGGTCATCAGGGTTGCGCGCCGGGCGGTCACGATGGCCGCCGGGCGCTGGGCAAGCCGCCTCAGTGGCTGAGCAAGGTCCAGGTGCCGTTCTTCACCTGGATCAGCTCGCGGCCACGTTCATCAAAGCCGCTGTGGTCTTCGGCGCTCATGGTGTAGACGCCTTGGGTGCCCGCCAGCTCGTGCGTCTGCTCCAAGGCATCGCGCAGTGCCTGGCGGAAGGCCGGGGTGCCGGGCGCGGCCTTGGCCGCCGCCACGGGGATGGCCGCTTGCAGCAGCAGCCCGGCGTCATAGGTGTTGGCGCCGAAGGTGGCCGGCTTGCTGCCATTGAGTTTTTCGTAAGCGGCGATGTAGTCGCTGGCGACCTTCTTGGACGGGTTGCTGTCGGGGATTTCGTCGAGTACCAGCATGGCGCTGGCGGCCAGGATAGTGCCTTCGACTTTCTTGCCGCCCAGCTTCAGGTAGTCGGGCAGGGCGGCGCCGTGAGTCTGGTACACCTGGCCGCGAAAGCCCTGGTCGAACAGGGTGGTTTGTGGCATCACCGCAGAGCTGCCAGGGGCGGCGATCAACACTGCATCGGGGCGGCTGGCCAGCACTTTCAGGCTTTGCCCGGTGACCGAGGTGTC contains:
- a CDS encoding branched-chain amino acid ABC transporter permease, which produces MNFQIALLLGQDGLTNGAIYALLALSILLVFTVTRILLIPQGEFVTYGALTMAGVQSGHPTALVWLVLALSVADCALDLIAPLRAGRAWRFPKTVLIKLGYALLLVVAVRTLPLAELPMAAQALLTLALVVPLGPQIYRLVFQPIAAASSLVLLIVSIAVHVSMVGIGLLLFGAEGARTQPFSEQGLEIGPVMFNSQTLWVIAVSLALIVLLFLFFERTLYGKALRATAVNRMGARLMGISPNLAGKATFTLAAFIGALSGILIAPITTLYFDSGFIISLKGFVGAIIGGLASYPVAAIGALAVGMIEAFSMFWASAYKEIIVFTLIIPFLLWRSLTTRHVEEEQ
- a CDS encoding class II aldolase/adducin family protein — encoded protein: MSQRPDTCSAEEWALRVQLAHCYHLVDFFGWTETIFNHISARLPGPAHHYLVNPFGLNYTEVTPANLLKVDLTGNKLDDSPFDANPAGFALHSAVHGARDDIQCLIHTHTTPISAIVQKKAGFNHHNFYGAQLHGRIGYHTFEGITLFDDEKVRMIHSLGDKHILVLRNHGIAVGESSIAKAFFLLWTVQRAAEIQCQAGALGGEDNPLPEAISAKCADLTAMLIRESGFATKFFDAMVRKLHAERGQPW
- a CDS encoding ketopantoate reductase family protein; amino-acid sequence: MTPTLRIAIVGAGAIGCTLAARLVGSGQPVKLLARGDTLATLKRDGIRLSDLQGEHHVRVTASDNAHELGEQDLIFICTKAPALPAVLAQIPPMVGPHTVVVPVVNGVPWWYFHGEGGRFAGQPIKALDVDGQLARALDLSHVIGCVVFITAQCPQPCVVESRNPHLMIVGEPDNSLSPRLEQLRDVIERAGIEARSTDRIRDSLWTKIIANLTSNPLSVVTGATLEQLYGLPELRELVSSTLHETLLTAAAHGARVSIDPHTFLELGAGMGAVRTSMLQDFDKGRPLELAAIGDAVLELAEHMAVPMPVTRNIIALARFRGAHPTPQGA
- a CDS encoding branched-chain amino acid ABC transporter ATP-binding protein/permease — its product is MKPRYLILALVAVLGVAPLLLPAFYVTLLNYIGLYTLVVLGLVLLTGVGGMTSFGQAAFVGVGAYTTAWLTTAQQLPAWLAWASASPWLTLLVGVALTVCVALILGTLTLRLSGHYLPLGTIAWGLSLYYAFGTVESLGGHTGVSGLPPISLLGFSLARGEHIYYLIWAVLLVAMLLTRNLLDSREGRAIRALKGGQLMAESMGVDTFRSKLVIFVISAVFASVSGWLYAHTQRFVNPTPFGLSMGIDYLFMALIGGVGSVWGALLGAGVLTVLKQWLQDWLPLLLGDAGNYETIVFGVLIVVLMQRAPGGLWPMLSGLFKRRAKPPVRELPVSRRELPRRTLPAHGQVILEARHVTRRFGGLVANNDMNLEVHAGEILALIGPNGAGKSTLFNQLSGVDTPTSGDVLFMGQRINGQRSRKVAHMGMSRTFQHVKLLPTMSVLENVALGAHLRGHQGVLAASLHLERAEEADLLAEAKRQLERVGLGDCLFEQAGSLALGQQRILEIARALCADPCLLLLDEPAAGLRHKEKEALGVLLSRLRSEGMAILLVEHDMDFVMGLVDRVVVMEFGQRIAHGLPEDVQKNPAVLEAYLGGAE
- a CDS encoding ABC transporter ATP-binding protein; its protein translation is MNLLEINNLSVAYGKVEALSNASLHVGQGQIVTVIGPNGAGKTTLLSAIMGVLDSRGQVQFDGQLEAVPQVEVMVGRGLGLVPEKRELFTSMSVADNLLLGAFARHRRGERDHGQTLKEVYELFPRLWERRDQLAMTLSGGERQMLAVGRALMAKPRLLMLDEPSLGLAPLITREIFRIITALRQTGVSILLVEQNARAALRVADYAYVLETGQIAMHGPAAQLADDPRVIEAYLGLASKHQELLAS